A single genomic interval of Spinacia oleracea cultivar Varoflay chromosome 6, BTI_SOV_V1, whole genome shotgun sequence harbors:
- the LOC130463448 gene encoding uncharacterized protein, protein MDKSWIDLPTGHHEYIDGCMEFIEFAKQDLFEGKIRCPCKNCKVEKWFSVNEVERHILFKGFYKPYKDWIFHGKGDTFQRMFESDGGITSEGSLDNQSGFVGRDNMGGLLRSAFSVNMPPNCPNLEAREDDEWIEEPLAYDTDVEYDYSTIEEDVTYKKLLEASEEKLYEGCINFSKLSFLLHLFHLKCMNHWSIESFNMLLKLILDAFPQILDFPSSYYYSKKMIKDLGLGYEKIDACPNNCMLYWGEFLKKDKCHVCGTSRWKKTKDRGNVVSDQGTDTCKKGVPAKVMRYFPLIPRLKRIYMSSSTAEDMRWHDTERLGEDDKKILRHPSDGLAWKAFDERHSDFALDPRSVRLGLASDGFNPYRLMNTTYSTWPVMLIPYNLPPWLCMKPSSFILSTLIPGKSGPGNDIDVYLQPLVHELKLLWTGVEAFDAFAGEKFNLRAALLWTINDFPGYAMLSGLSTKGYNACPICLDSTPSDRFGSKICYCSYRKWLPADHPYRCQGDKFCEKFGTNEWGKAPSRPSGTDILRQQEKVKHVYGKSKAPPKKRQRGHDDDDDVQDESDFGTKRSIFFDLVYWEHNLLRHNLDVMHIEKNVSENILGTLLSMDKSRDSRNDREALEAWRIKSHLWLSTNPNGGECMPPASYSMSTEEKERFLNVLQKIKVPDGYGSNLSSCVNMKQRKLINLKSHDNHVLMQDILPVALRASKATKVIDLLARLSSFFKKLCSTTIDPDDLDGLQNEIILTLCELEKEFLPSFFTIMVHLLIHLVEEVKLGGPVQYRWMYPIERLISYTSKLYSFYLIFHIYHILSTNVLFERYLSHLKSHVTNKAQPEGSIAEGFLLEETIRFCSRYLQGVKTIFNIPKRMDDDIPNPNDYLFNSGGRVIGKEVSIRLDDKSLKQAHRYILLHSDEIKGDLDEFLTEKRQMNLQNPVTESDESNWIINEFGGWLQNKVHYIDATTEDGKLRKALAGGLHSYGRKLKGYIINGYKFLSTDRDSRLLTQNSGIMVEADGDAYYGKVKDIYEFDYYGDYKVVLFRCDWVDIHRGVKAYPNGGVCVNFSKLMHSGRLLQDDPFVFSSQAKQVFYIEDEIQKGWLHVVKNKPRDVFDLGDSLPVEEEGGTN, encoded by the exons ATGGATAAAAGTTGGATCGATCTACCCACTGGTCATCATGAATATATCGACGGTTGTATGGAATTTATTGAGTTTGCCAAGCAAGATCTATTCGAAGGAAAAATTAGATGTCCATGTAAGAACTGTAAGGTAGAGAAATGGTTCTCCGTAAATGAAGTGGAGAGGCATATTTTGTTTAAGGGATTTTATAAGCCATATAAGGATTGGATTTTTCATGGTAAAGGGGATACGTTTCAGCGTAtgtttgagagtgatggagggaTTACTAGTGAAGGATCCCTTGATAACCAAAGTGGGTTTGTAGGTCGAGATAATATGGGAGGGCTATTAAGATCAGCATTTAGTGTTAATATGCCTCCCAATTGCCCAAATTTAGAAGCACGAGAGGATGATGAATGGATTGAGGAGCCCTTGGCCTATGACACAGATGTAGAATATGATTATTCTACAATAGAAGAAGATGTGACATATAAGAAGTTGCTTGAAGCTTCTGAGGAGAAATTGTACGAGGGGTGTATCAATTTTTcaaagttatcttttctgttaCACTTGTTTCACTTGAAGTGTATGAATCACTGGTCCATAGAATCTTTCAATATGTTGTTGAAGCTAATTCTAGATGCATTTCCTCAAATACTTGATTTTCCCTCTTCTTATTATTACAGtaagaaaatgataaaagaCTTGGGCCTTGGGTATGAAAAGATTGATGCTTGTCCGAATAATTGCATGTTGTATTGGGGTGAATTTTTAAAGAAAGACAAGTGTCATGTTTGTGGTACATCGAGGTGGAAGAAAACTAAGGATAGGGGCAACGTTGTAAGTGATCAAGGTACGGATACTTGTAAGAAAGGTGTGCCAGCTAAGGTAATGCGATATTTCCCTCTTATACCGAGACTAAAAAGAATCTACATGTCATCATCAACAGCAGAAGATATGAGATGGCATGATACAGAGCGATTGGGTGAAGATGATAAGAAGATTTTAAGGCATCCTTCAGATGGCTTAGCATGGAAGGCATTTGATGAGCGTCACAGTGATTTTGCATTAGACCCTCGTAGTGTTCGATTAGGTcttgcgagtgatggttttaatCCTTACCGTTTAATGAACACCACTTATAGTACGTGGCCAGTGATGTTGATTCCTTATAATCTTCCACCATGGTTATGTATGAAACCGTCTTCTTTCATTCTGTCCACGCTTATTCCTGGAAAATCAGGTCCCGGAAATGATATTGACGTGTATCTGCAGCCATTAGTGCATGAATTGAAATTGCTGTGGACAGGGGTTGAAGCTTTTGATGCTTTTGCCGGAGAGAAATTTAATTTGCGTGCGGCTTTGCTTTGGACTATTAATGACTTTCCCGGCTATGCAATGCTCTCTGGTTTGAGCACAAAAGGTTACAATGCATGTCCTATATGCTTAGATTCCACGCCTTCTGATAGATTTGGGAGCAAGATTTGCTATTGTAGCTATAGAAAATGGTTACCTGCAGATCACCCATATCGATGTCAAGGTGACAAGTTTTGTGAGAAGTTTGGAACTAATGAGTGGGGTAAAGCCCCATCTCGTCCTAGCGGCACTGATATATTGAGGCAGCAAGAAAAGGTGAAGCATGTTTACGGAAAGTCGAAGGCACCACCGAAAAAGAGGCAAAGAGGACacgatgatgacgatgatgtcCAAGATGAAAGTGACTTTGGTACCAAGAGAAGCATATTCTTTGATTTGGTGTATTGGGAGCATAATCTTCTAAGGCATAATTTAGATGtgatgcacattgagaaaaacgTGTCTGAGAATATTTTGGGAACTCTTCTTAGCATGGATAAGAGTAGAGATAGTAGGAATGATCGAGAAGCCCTTGAAGCATGGAGAATAAAGTCTCACCTTTGGCTGAGTACTAATCCTAACGGAGGTGAATGCATGCCTCCGGCTTCCTATTCTATGTCTACGGAGGAGAAGGAGAGGTTCCTAAATGTTTTGCAGAAAATTAAAGTTCCTGATGGATATGGATCCAACCTTTCTAGTTGTGTGAATATGAAGCAAAGGAAGTTGATTAACCTCAAAAGTCATGACAACCATGTTCTAATGCAGGATATCCTTCCCGTTGCCTTAAGGGCCTCGAAAGCTACAAAAGTAATTGACTTGTTGGCTAGATTGTCTTCCTTTTTCAAGAAGTTGTGCTCTACAACTATTGATCCAGATGATTTAGATGGTCttcaaaatgaaattattttaacTCTTTGTGAGTTGGAAAAGGAGTTTCTGCCTTCATTTTTCACAATCATGGTCCATTTGTTGATTCACTTAGTGGAGGAGGTTAAACTTGGTGGACCAGTGCAATACAGATGGATGTATCCCATTGAAAGGTTAATATCTTACACGTCTaaattatattctttttatttaatatttcacatttatcatatattaagTACAAATGTTTTATTTGAAAGGTACTTGTCCCATTTGAAATCACATGTAACCAATAAAGCCCAACCTGAAGGATCTATTGCAGAAGGCTTCCTTTTAGAGGAGACAATTAGGTTTTGTTCGAGATATCTTCAAGGTGTTAAGACCATTTTCAACATACCTAAAAGGATGGATGATGACATTCCAAATCCCAATGATTACTTGTTTAATTCTGGTGGTCGAGTTATTGGGAAGGAGGTCAGCATTCGCCTTGATGACAAAAGCTTAAAACAAGCTCATCGCTACATTTTGCTTCACTCTGATGAGATAAAAGGGGATCTGGA TGAATTTTTAACCGAGAAACGTCAAATGAACTTACAAAATCCTGTCACGGAGAGTGATGAAAGTAACTGGATCATCAATGAGTTTGGAGGGTGGCTGCAAAATAAG GTACATTACATAGATGCAACCACCGAAGATGGGAAACTAAGAAAAGCTTTGGCGGGTGGTTTGCATTCTTATGgtagaaaattaaaaggataCATAATCAATGGATACAAATTCCTTTCCACGGATCGCGATTCtcgtcttttgacacaaaattctGGAATTATGGTCGAAGCGGATGGAGATGCCTACTATGGAAAAGTGAAAGATATCTATGAATTTGATTATTACGGAGATTACAAAGTTGTATTGTTTCGTTGTGATTGGGTAGACATTCATAGGGGTGTAAAAGCATATCCAAATGGCGGAGTATGTGTCAATTTCTCTAAATTGATGCATTCTGGACGATTGTTGCAAGATGATCCATTTGTATTCTCATCTCAAGCAAAACAAGTTTTTTACATAGAAGATGAGATACAAAAGGGATGGTTGCATGTTGTTAAGAACAAGCCTAGAGATGTGTTTGATTTAGGGGATTCTTTACCAGTAGAGGAAGAGGGTGGGACCAATTGA
- the LOC130463449 gene encoding uncharacterized protein: protein MQPVLQPFKATLQPSLQPFKASQQPQTATNQPQKTTHQLHKATQQPQKATQQPVSSFTSVKPHLEKRAFVAPLGATKHVMSQSPTPPDTMAMKKRTGKQEGQLPPTYMHVSENAFQPLRSPPSNQVESEVMPNYNWDEFEESASESENEFDQGEGSDTAVKKATLRHRIIIPNWPESREFDEKVEAIAIDADGIRHLVKGPVLPRDVWHDAKGFRYIVKLNEFNQPIRKGGKILVSFLGDIAKNDSLCPVGVPSWRAVNNQLKTNVVTMIRKHFVLPDGPLVNKALVMRIDKPWNNHRYKLKRDFFAPVNKSREENYANVPDGVSTRSWTELVDYWLLPEAMEKSEMGKNARALQGNKHNSGATSFANRRVDMKEKKGVFSELAFFKSVYAKEDGSFKEGTLPHQFVEDANKKVQENLASSSSSKPVIEIENAVFNELMYKGEVPKRPLNYGFGVKQSDIFGVEGLLRKEGSSYVNNNAMEVENMKGEISVVKKQNEDLAQQNQVLNTKFEETTQSFKMIASFLGQVLKEVRKGNVSSNLLDGAESAINMITDDSGGNGDNQAEK from the exons ATGCAGCCTGTGTTGCAGCCTTTCAAAGCTACCTTGCAGCCTTCTTTGCAGCCTTTCAAAGCTTCCCAACAGCCTCAAACAGCTACCAATCAGCCTCAAAAAACTACCCATCAGCTTCACAAAGCTACACAACAGCCTCAAAAAGCTACACAACAGCCGGTATCTTCTTTTACAAGTGTCAAACCACATTTAGAGAAAAGAGCATTTGTTGCACCTTTGGGAGCAACAAAACATGTGATGTCACAATCTCCTACACCACCAGACACCATGGCTATGAAAAAGAGAACCGGGAAGCAAGAAGGTCAGTTGCCTCCAACATACATGCATGTGAGTGAGAATGCATTTCAACCTCTGCGATCTCCTCCATCCAATCAGGTTGAGAGTGAAGTTATGCCAAACTACAACTGGGACGAATTTGAAGAATCGGCTTCTGAGAGTGAAAATGAATTTGATCAAGGAGAAGGAAGTGATACTGCTGTGAAGAAAGCAACACTTCGACATCGAATCATTATTCCAAATTGGCCAGAATCGAGGGAGTTTGATGAGAAGGTGGAGGCTATAGCTATAG ATGCTGATGGAATACGACATCTGGTAAAGGGACCAGTTCTGCCTCGAGACGTTTGGCATGATGCAAAGGGGTTCAGATACATTGTCAAGCTCAATGAATTCAACCAACCTATTCGAAAAGGTGGGAAGATCCTTGTGAGCTTCCTTGGAGATATTGCAAAAAATGATTCACTTTGTCCAGTGGGAGTCCCAAGTTGGCGTGCTGTGAACAATCAGTTAAAAACTAATGTTGTTACAATGATTCGG aaacattttgtGTTACCTGATGGACCTCTAGTTAACAAGGCACTAGTGATGCGTATTGACAAACCATGGAACAATCATCGATACAAATTGAAGAGGGATTTTTTCGCTCCAGTGAATAAATCTCGAGAAGAGAACTATGCCAACGTGCCTGATGGAGTGTCCACTAGGAGTTGGAcggaattggtagattattggcttTTACCAGAGGCCATG gaaaaatctgaaatgggAAAAAATGCTCGAGCTTTACAAGGAAATAAGCACAACAGTGGTGCTACAAGCTTTGCTAATCGAAGAGTTGATATG aaagagaagaaaggagTGTTTAGCGAATTGGCATTTTTCAAATCAGTTTACGCCAAAGAAGATGGAAGCTTTAAAGAGGGCACACTTCCTCATCAATTTGTG GAGGATGCCAACAAAAAGGTCCAAGAAAATCTTGCGAGTTCCTCTTCTTCAAAGCCCGTAATTGAAATTGAGAATGCAGTCTTTAATGAGCTCATGTATAAAGGTGAAGTACCTAAACGTCCTCTGAATTATGGATTTGGAGTGAAGCAAAGCGACATCTTTGGAGTGGAAGGTTTGCTGAGGAAAGAAGGGTCAAGCTATGTTAACAACAATGCTATGGAAGTGGAGAACATGAAAGGTGAAATATCAGTTGTCAAGAAGCAAAATGAGGACCTTGCGCAACAAAATCAAGTTCTAAACACCAAGTTTGAAGAAACAACACAATCATTTAAAATGATTGCTTCTTTTTTGGGACAAGTTTTGAAGGAAGTACGCAAAGGGAATGTTTCATCGAACCTTTTAGATGGTGCGGAATCAGCAATAAATATG ATTACTGATGATTCTGGTGGCAATGGTGACAACCAGGCCGAGAAATGA
- the LOC130463450 gene encoding uncharacterized protein, whose protein sequence is MDEEMLEEEVGETEEETSTKNMWENHYRIEIAVYRLETEKNELVEKLSTLTEEITSGKDRFIRLQADFDNFRRRSGKERLSVRSDAQGEVIESLLPMVDNFERAKQQLQPETDKEKQIDTIFLR, encoded by the exons ATGGATGAGGAAATGCTAGAGGAGGAAGTTGGGGAAACAGAAGAAGAGACAAGTACCAAGAATATGTGGGAAA ACCATTACAGAATAGAGATCGCTGTTTACCGACTAGAAACAGAAAAGAACGAGTTGGTTGAGAAATTATCAACTTTGACAGAAGAGATAACTTCTGGAAAGGATAGATTTATCCGCCTGCAAGCTGACTTTGATAACTTTAGAAGGAGATCAGGTAAAGAGAGACTATCAGTTCGAAGCGATGCACAGGGAGAAGTAATTGAGAGTCTTCTTCCAATGGTGGACAACTTTGAGAGGGCGAAGCAACAGTTACAACCAGAAACGGATAAGGAAAAACAGATTGATACGATTTTTCTAAGATAG
- the LOC130464347 gene encoding probable inorganic phosphate transporter 1-12, which translates to MAKRQKLKVLSVLDVAKTQWYHLKVFMILGMGFFTNVYELFSISVVTKILGRLYYTEPNPTSPGFIPMNVALCGTFAGQLIFGWLGDKLGRKKTPAQQATQQNQTEQHKVCTKELHNSKPA; encoded by the exons ATGGCGAAGAGACAAAAGTTAAAAGTGCTAAGTGTACTTGACGTAGCAAAGACACAATGGTACCACTTGAAAGTTTTCATGATTCTTGGTATGGGCTTCTTTACTAATGTCTATGAGCTTTTCTCCATATCTGTGGTGACCAAAATCTTAGGCCGTCTCTATTACACTGAGCCAAATCCAACTAGCCCAGGGTTTATACCCATGAATGTGGCCTTGTGTGGTACCTTTGCTGGGCAACTCATCTTTGGGTGGTTAGGTGACAAGTTAGGAAGGAAAAAG acacCAGCCCAACAAGCTACACAGCAGAACCAGACTGAACAACACAAGGTTTGCACAAAAGAACTGCACAACAGCAAGCCAGCCTGA